Proteins encoded within one genomic window of Ideonella dechloratans:
- a CDS encoding aminoglycoside phosphotransferase family protein, with product MTVSAPSSSPAIAWADPAREAAFQAWLAPLVARHGLQPETLAPASADASFRRYFRIQSAQGPRIVMDAPPPQEDVRPFLHVAGLIQAAGLHGPQILEADAEQGFLLLTDLGSTLYLDAVQADGGAQAERLMREAVAALVQWQAKVDASSLPPYDDALLRRELALFPEWCVQREYGVSWTAEQQARWQQICDRLVASALAQPTVAVHRDWMPRNLMVTEPNPGILDFQDAVRGPISYDVASLLRDAFLSWDEERELDWAVRYWDAARKAGLPVDADFGEFWRQLEWMGLQRHLKVLGIFCRLKHRDGKPKYSADLPRFFHYVVRVANRYVELKPLIPLVETLTGPLTTTAFSLR from the coding sequence ATGACCGTCTCTGCCCCCTCCTCCTCCCCCGCCATCGCCTGGGCCGATCCGGCCCGCGAAGCCGCCTTCCAAGCCTGGCTGGCGCCCCTGGTGGCCCGCCATGGCCTGCAACCCGAGACCCTGGCCCCGGCCTCGGCAGACGCGAGCTTCCGCCGCTACTTCCGCATCCAGTCGGCCCAAGGCCCGCGCATCGTCATGGACGCCCCGCCGCCCCAGGAGGATGTGCGCCCCTTCCTGCACGTGGCCGGCCTGATCCAGGCCGCCGGCCTGCACGGCCCGCAAATCCTCGAAGCCGATGCCGAGCAAGGCTTTCTGCTGCTGACCGACCTGGGCAGCACCCTCTACCTGGACGCGGTGCAGGCCGACGGCGGCGCCCAGGCCGAGCGCCTGATGCGCGAGGCCGTGGCCGCCCTGGTGCAGTGGCAGGCCAAGGTGGACGCCAGCAGCCTGCCGCCCTACGACGACGCGCTGCTGCGCCGCGAACTGGCCCTGTTCCCCGAGTGGTGCGTGCAGCGCGAATACGGCGTCAGCTGGACGGCCGAACAACAGGCCCGCTGGCAGCAGATTTGCGACCGGCTGGTGGCCAGCGCGCTGGCCCAGCCCACGGTGGCGGTGCACCGCGACTGGATGCCGCGCAACCTGATGGTGACCGAGCCCAATCCCGGCATCCTGGACTTCCAGGACGCGGTGCGCGGCCCGATCAGCTACGACGTGGCCTCGCTGCTGCGCGATGCGTTTCTCTCGTGGGACGAGGAGCGCGAGCTGGACTGGGCGGTGCGCTACTGGGACGCCGCCCGCAAGGCCGGCCTGCCGGTGGATGCCGACTTCGGCGAGTTCTGGCGCCAGCTGGAATGGATGGGCCTGCAGCGCCACCTGAAGGTGCTGGGCATCTTCTGCCGCCTCAAGCACCGCGACGGCAAGCCCAAGTACAGCGCGGACCTGCCGCGCTTCTTCCACTACGTGGTGCGGGTGGCCAACCGCTATGTCGAGCTCAAGCCGCTGATCCCGCTGGTCGAGACCCTGACCGGCCCGCTGACCACCACCG